The sequence TACGGTGCCGTCCTTGTTGGTACTGAACCCCTTGAAGGGCAGCGGTCTGTCCATCGGGCAACGGTACTCGTCCCTTTTTCTGTCGTAGGGAAAACCCTCTATCTCAGGTTTGTACTTTCCGAAGACGGGTATCCATCCGGTGACCTTCCTTTGCTCGAGAAAATCGTAGTTGGAGCCGTTGGAACAACCCGCGTCCGCCAGTAAATTTGTCATTATAAGCTCGCTCTTCCCCAAACGCTCCTGCACCCTCAGGCCGATGTTCTTCAGGTATTGGCTGTCCCTGCCATCGGCAAAGTCCGCCTGGATGTGCGAGATGACCCCTTCCGCCGTATCCACAGACATGCTGCAACGGTAGTTGAGCTTTCTGGCCTTGCCCGGTTTTACCGATATGCGGGCATCCGGGTCATGGGGGTTGTAGTGTGTCTTGTTGCTGAGCAGTCGTGCTCTCTTGTGTGATGCGCCAGAGGGGCGTACCGGACTTTCCCGAAGGTTTCGGTGGTGCTTTTCCATGCGCTTCAGCTCGTGTTCGGGTGCGGTGATGTGCGGGGGAAACAGTCTTCCCATCTTTTTTCGTGGCTTCCCCGTTTTCTTCCGATACTTTTTTCAAGTGGTCGTCCATGGGTGTGGCCGGCATTTTCGGCACCACGCTTTCCATGGATGCGTTGGCCTTTATCGGGGCCGAATCCACCGCCTGGGTATGGCCGGACACCATCCCGCTCTCGACGCAAAGTGCAAATACCTTGTTGAAGAGTTTCTCGAAAAGGGATTCCGGGTAAAGTTGCCTTGTCCTGCTGACCGTTGAGTGCCATGGCAGTTCCTCGTCAAGGTCATAGCCTAAAAAATAGAGCACGTCCATCCGCATGCTACAGTGTTCCAACAGTTTTCGGTCGGAGGTGATGTTCTCTAGGTATCCCGTGATCAAAAGCTTGAAGAAGACCACGGGGTCAATGGACCGGTTGCCCGTACTGCCATAAAGTTCCTTCGTGTCCCTATAAAGAAAACTCAGATCAAGTGTCTCGCGGAGCCTTCTTTAAAGGTTGTCCTTGGGAACACGGTCCGACAGCCTGAAGCTGAGGAACAGTTTTTCGGTGTAGCTTTTTCTGCCTTGCATACCATAAGTTACCGATTTCCCGACGCTTATGAGAGCAAGAATCGATGAATATCAGAGTTGTGCAACAGCCACGTTCGTTTTATGAAACATCGATCTCTGATTATTTCTTTGATTCGGACAAGCGAAACCCAAAGGGTTTCCAAGCGGAATTTTGAATATATTGTATTTCTATCATTTGTCCTTACCAAAGGTGCCACACCAAATTCTGGAATCAAGTATACTTCTTATATGGTCCTAGGGATTTGGTCCATTGGCATTGCTTCACAACTTCAAAAATGCTCCTTCTCATATCATAAATCCCCTATTCAGTGAGCTTCAGTAATCCGACCTATGTGAGATGTTCTAATGATAATAAGTAGCAACTTAAATAGCTTTAAGTAGGCAATGATATAAGTGATGAAATAACTAAAGATAAAATTTGGAATGATCACGCTTACTTTTAGAAGAAGTACTGGAAAGCATTAAGAAAAGGGATTTTATAGATTCCATCAGAGAAGTTTCTCCATTACGCACGGTGGAAGAGGCCATGGATTTTGACAATAGTGATATAGGTCTGGAAGAGCAGTTTGAGCGCACGCATAATCATGCACATAGGGTACTTACTCCTGTACCGCAGGAGTTGTCGTCTCTATGTAGAAGAGTCCATCAAAAATATTGGGTAGTACTAAAGCTTGCTCACTGAAATTAACTAAGCGGCCCTTTTGCTTTAGCCTTAGTAAAGAACTTTCTTCAAGATTTGTCAGGTCAATAAAGGCATAAGGCCAATCCAAACTTTTTATGGACTGTTCTATACTTACCTTGGATGGTTTTTTTATGGTTACTTTTTTATCATTCGCAAAATTGATAAACTCTCCGTCAAAACCAGTGAAACCAACAGCATACATTTCATCTTTGAACTCGTTTTTAAGAAAATGACCCATGGGCAGTACAGGGTTCAAACCTCTTGCGATATGAAAGTTATGGGCCCAGATAATAACCTTTTTGTCTTTATAAGTGTTATTCAACAACCAACTCATATTGCTTCCCATTTGTCGGTCCCTATCCATATCCGGAATATCTTTCCAGTATCTTTTGGCTTGGGATTCAAGGCTGTTTAAAATTTGCCTCCAAAAACCAGGATTGTCAAAAATAGCTTCGGTTTTAGGCTGATATTCATCAATTTCAGCTTTAATATCACTTAGTACTCCATAAAATGAAGTTTTGTCCTCAGTGGTTACTTTTCTATTCATCCCTATGATATCCGCAACCTTACTTTCAAAAACTTCCCATGATTCTTGATTTGGAATATCGGACCTGTTTTGTTCCAAGAAAATTTGTAGGTTGGAAACCAAGTTGTTTTTCGACTTTTCACCGGTATGTTGACTATCCATTCCGCAGAATAACAGGGGAGTGGAACCTTGTAATTGTTCATCCATATAACGAAAAAGAGGTTTGACCTCTGTGCTTGTGGCATACATATAGAACATACTACCCAAGACTTCGTCTTCCATTTTTTTTCCGGTAGAGATGTTCATCCCTATTTCAGCACAATCATACATCCCACTTTCAAATGCCATGACCTCAAAACCCATTTCCTGGTTAAGAAATTTAATCAACCTGACTTTAGCTGAATAAGTAGACCCGCCCCCATGCGATTGTTCTCCCAACAACACAATTCTTGCATTTCCAATTATATCTTTTAGCGCTTTTAGGTCTGAAAAATCGGTATCCTCAGGTGAAATGGATTTTACTTCGACGGCATTATCAGCAATAATGGCATTTAGGGCCTGCGAATTGATTTTGTCTTGACAAGATGAAAATAGGAGCAAATAAACAATGCTTAGATAAGATGAGGTTAGACGTAATTTTCCCATGAAGTTGATTTTAAATATTTGATGATGACAAGATTAATTCAATGTTTGTAATATCTTATTTATTAGTGTTTTAATATTTTTGATTCGATTCACTTACTATTTAAATCAATATTCTCCCAATATCAAAAATTTTCCAAGGGCCTCGTATGCTAAATTACCTCCAGTATTGCTATTGGTAAAAATAACATATCCCATTTCCAAATCTTCGTACATCATAAACTGACACTGAAAATCCCCATTGTTCCCATCATGCCCAAAAGCTCTGCCATTGGAAGATAGCTCATGGTATATTCCAAGCCCGAAATATTCCTTTAGGTCATTTTCATCGTCAGAGATTACGGTCTGTATCTTAAAAAAATCAGAATAGGTTTTTGGTTGCAGGCCTTTTCTTTTGGAGAGGGCCAATATAAAATTGGTAAAATCCAAGGCCTCAGTGTACATGCCGCCAGCCATGCTAGGTTCCTCTGAAACTTCAACCTTTTTGGGCAATCCATCTAAATGACCATGTGAGACCGACTCCAACAGATGTTTGCTTTTTTCAAAATGAGTGTTGTCCATTTTAAGTGGAATCAAGACTTCTTCTTTTAATATCTCATGGATTTTCTTTCCAGTAATATGGACAACCACTCGCTTTAGGTATTCAAAGCCTTCTCCGGAATAACCGTATGATGTTCCCGGGGTAAATTTCAAATCAAACGTTCCATCCTTTTGGCGAGTAGGCCAATTGGGAAAGCCCGTTTGGTGGGAGAGTACATACCTGGCAGTTATCAATTTATGCCGTTCATCATGCTCGATATCTGGAAACCTCAAGTACTGGTATAAAGGCTTGTCAAGGTCAATTATTCCTTTTTCGGCCAATCTACATACAGTGAACCCAAATACTGGCTTGGTAAGCGAGGCAGCCTCGAAGAGTGTATTTTTACTAACCGCTTCGTTTGTGTAGCTATTCATTTGGCCATAGGTATTATGATAAACGACCTTTCCTTTTTTTATCAAAGCAAGGGATACTCCCGGGATTTTATAGTAGTGACGGTAATCCTCAATAAACTGGTCCACTTGAGCTTTTTTATCGCTATCAAAATTATATAGGAGTCCTTTTTCTGGAAACGACATAGGGGGTGGAGCCTTTGATAATTGTAAGGGCTGCGATTGGGTCACCCGATTTTCCTTAACCTTACATGTGATTCCCGACTTTTCCCTATTAAGCATGTACACTGATTCTCCTTCGCGGAAAAGACTGTTGGTCAATGATACTTTGTATCTATCCGCAGGTAGTTTTACAGAATACATTCCTAGCGAATCCACAGGTACATCCATCCAAAGAGAGGTTTCCAATAATGAAGTGATTCTAACTTTTTCAGGAAAATGGGATATTGTAGAATCTTGCCACTCCAACTGTCCTTGCAATGTTCCGAGAGCTTTATCTGCCAATACGAGGGTTCCCAACCTTCCCGCCGTCCGTTGCTTCCACATTGTTTCCCCCCACATTTTTAAAGAGAAATTTTTATGGCCATCACCGTCCTGGTCAAAAATCAGGTAATCCAACCCAAATGATTTCTGATTTTTGGTTTCTTCGTCCAATTTGATTTGGTACTCGTACACTGTCTCGGAATCATATCGTTTCATGGCCATTTTTAATTTAGCTGGATCAACTTTGTCAAGATTGGGATCCCAGCTTCCTAAAGATATAATAGGGTTTATGCCTTGTTCGGCTATTTGATAGATAATAGCTCCGGAACCATTTTCTGCATGATTTTCATCCAAGAGTAGTTGGTGGCCGTCCTGTTCTGTCAGTGGTGAGGGCCATTTATCATTTATAATATGGGACTCATCAGCCACCATTACTGCAAAGTAAAGGGAATGTTGTTGTTTGTTATACCCAACCTTAAAACTTGGAGTAAAATCTTTTTCGTCTCTTGGTTTGTCTCCATGACTATGTTCAATAGCATATTCCATTGTCTTTTCCGGCCAATCGGAAATATCACCATCCAAAACAATATTATCAATTGGATAAGCATAAGCAACCTGGGAGGATTGGACGGATTCCATTTCGTTATTGATATTTTCCGAACAGGAGAAGATGAGAACCATCATTCCCGAAATGAACAAAAAATTCAGCGTTTTGGCTTTTGTATATGAAAACCCTTTATAAAACCCCAGAGATATGGGCTTTACCAAGTGTATCAATAAATGAGAAAAAGAAAACATAAGCCTAATTTTATTTTAGTTTGAAATTCGATTAGCTCTAGATTTTTAAAGAGCCCTTATCAGCAGTAGCAACGTGGACCTATTGAGATTTGATAAGAATGTTGCCGTTCAAGGTTCTGAACAGTATTTGTGGTCCGCCCTTATTGATTGTTCCAGTAATCCATTTTTCTTGCTTCCGTTTTCTTTTGGAACGCCCTGAAGATTTTTTTTTAGTTTTAGCGGGAAGTGAAGGGTTCTTTTTGAATCTGCCGTCAAAACCGATAAATACCTCACGGGTTTCAGACCATGCTTTGATATTGGCATCAAGACTCTTAGGAAAGGTAATGTCCAAAGTTCCGTTCAAGCTGGTAAAGGCCATATCTACGCCTTTGGTCACCTTTAAAAAATTAACCGTGATATTCTTATTACGGGCGTCCACTATTGCAGAACCGCTTACATCCTTCAAAACAATGGCCCCATTGCGATTGCTTACTACCAATTCCCCGTTCACCCTTTCAACCAAGATATCACCATCATTAATAGCCTTCAGGTCCAATGAGAAGTTCTCGGGCACTTTGATTGTATAATCCAATTCCGGATTCCCCTCTTCAGATGTGATATGGACATTATTATTATATTCTCTCACTATAAATTCCATAGGGTTTGAACTGATTCGGCTCAAGCCCATAGTCGTTGAATCTCGGGATTTCACCCCTTTCCCAGTTGTTTCGATGATGACATCCTTTCCCTTATAACCGATTACCTTTATCGATCCATACAGTATGCTCATCACCAGTCTTCCAGGTTTATCACTGTTGCTCAACGCAATGGATTGTATTTCTTTCTGTCCATTTTGGGCCAAAGCCCCTATGGACATCAACAGAATTCCGATTAATGTTCCTATTTTCAACCTATTTTGCTTCATAAATCTAGTCTCTTAATAATACATCTCCATTGAGGACATGAAAGTCGAGTTTTACACCTCCCTTGCCAATCTTAAAAGATTCATTGTGGTGCTTGCGACCTCGTTTCTTTATATTTTTCCGTTTCGTATAATCTGATTTTGAAGTTTTAAAGTTCGTATAAATGGTCCCTTTCAATCCCTTAAAAAGAACATCTGCATTTAAGTTTTCTTTAAAGGTGATATCGATATTACCATTCAAAGTATGGTAAGATGATCTTCCATCCGGATTTGTGTAATAGTTTATGGTAATATCCTCATTATGCGCATTCACTTTGGTCTTCCCAGAAACATTGTCCAGGGTTATCGCCCCTTTTATATTGTTGGCAATAATTTCATCTCCAAATATATCCTTGACAATAATATCTCCATTAGTAATAGTAGTAGCTTTTAAATTGATGTTGTGTGGCACCTTGACCTTAAAGTTCAGCATGTAATCATATCTATTTAGGCCACTGTTTCCATTCTCATTATAATTGATTCGTCCACTACTTAGTTTAAAATCGGTCCACGGAGAATCCAGATAGACATATATGTATTTCCCCTTTTCTTCAATACCGAGGTTTATTTCGTCAATTCCCAGTTCCAGGGCATCTTGGTTTTTAGCCGTGATGATTTTTTTTATCTCCATTTTAATGTTCCCCCCATCATAACCTTCTATGTGCACCTGTCCTTTCACATTCTGTAATACAAAGAAATTCACTTTCGATTTATTTTCAATAGTCAACTCCTTGAATATGGTTTCCTCAAATTTTTGGGCCTCGGTTATGTTATGGAGCAGGATTACCACCAATAAGAAAGGCAATTTTATACAACTTATTTTTTTCATCTTTATCTTTGTTTATACCTTATCATACTTCCGATTCACATAATGGCGGAAATCGATTCCTGAAGTTTTTGTTTTACAGATTTATCAGTAGTGCTTTTTTTCATTAGTTGTTTCATAGGGTCAATAGCGCCTCTTTCCTGCAATTCTACCATAAGGTCAGCTAGCGCTATCTGAATCAATGGTGATTCTTGCCCGGTAATCGACTTCACCAAACCTAATCTCACTTCTGGGTCTTCGGCATATCCTTCTAGGGATTCGACTGCGGCTAAACGGACATTCGTGTTCGGGTCATTGTTCAGTGTCATAAAAAGGGCATCCACTACCGAGGCACTTACCTCGACCATTTTGGCAGACTCGTTAACGGCCTGCAACCTTTTATGAACTGAAGGTTGGTCCAATAAGGTCAAAACAAATTTTTCTCGTATAGTCTCAACTTCTGTTTGTTCCACCATAAAATCACCTGCCTCCTTATTCGTATTCAAATAATGTCCACATAATAGTCCTATAGATAATAGCCCTATACTATACGCCAATTGCGGTTTCCATTGCTCCAAAAAAAATGATCTAACCCAATCTTCCAGATTTTTGAAAAAGTTCTTGTCCTTGCTGTTATTGTTTCCGATTTCCGTTTGGAGCATTTCATAAAATCGCTCATGCATCTCTGTTGAAGGATTTGGCAGATTCATATTGGCAACATCAGTCCATGTGCCGTGGAGTGCATCAAACCTTTTCTGATATTCGGGACTCACTTTTAAAACGTTTTCGAACTCCTTTACTTCATCAGCATCCAATTCTTTTGATAGATACTTCATCATTGTTCTTTCAAATGTGTTCTCCTCCATAGTTTACTTTTTTTCGAGTTTTAAAAAAACCTCTCTTAAGTCATTCAAAGCACGATGTGCCCTTACCCGTGCGGCCCCTTCGCTACAATCCATGATTTTTGATATTTCCGGAAATTTTATTCCTTGATATATGTTCAATGTCAATATTTCACGTTTTTCGGGACTTATTTTTTGCATGGCCAGTCTTAATAGTTCGGCATTGTCCCGGTTTTGAAATTCCACCTCGATATTACCTGAATCTCTAAGCTCGTAATCGTTTGTCAAATGCAATTCCGAATGTTCTTTTTTTAAATTTTTATTGTAATAATCGTAGTACAGGTTCCTTGATAGTTTAAATATCCAAGCATCAAAAGAGCCTTCACCCCTATAACTGTGCCTGTATTTCAAGACCTTTATGAATACGTTCTGCACCAGATCCTCACTAAGCTGGCTGTTTCCACTCATGTGGTAGTAAAAGCCGAACAATTGCTTCCAATGACGCTCATAGAGCAGACCAAGCTTCTCCAAGTCTCCAGATTTTACTTTTAACATTAATTCGTGGTCCTCCTGTGAATGCAATTGACTTTGGTTTAGGTATCTATTGGTAATAACAGCTTTTTTTTAAAAGTGTTACAGGATTTTTTTGAAAATGGTTTTCCCGAAATAAAAAAACTGGCACATAGAATACGGAAATAGCATGAGGGAAACCTTTCATCATGACAAAATATTAAAGGTAGTTGAGAAGATCTATCACATCAATGGTAAGAACAAGATGCAGAGTAACGATCGTCCATACGAAATTCGTCAAATAAACAGCAAGATACTAGTCCCTTATAGCTATCATTTTCTGTGGCAGAAAGAATTTCTTTTATTTTTTACAATCTTATTGCTAAGCCGATTTGATTGGAAGAATTTTTTAATGGGAATCCTTAATTTTTCGGATTTTGGCCTTGCCTATGATGATGCCCCTATTTACATTAGGACTACCGTCGTACTCAACTAAGGCTTCGCCGTAAGCCGTAACTTTTAGTTTTTTCCTGACATTGAACTTAAAAGTACCTTCTCCAAAGGCCGTGACCTTGCTTTTGCGATTGTCCGTAGCCACTGTATTTACGCTGCTTTTGCCAAATGCTATATATCTTTGTCGTCCGATAACGCCCGATTTGACCGTCAAATCTCCTTCCCCGTATATGGAAGCTCTTAAAGTTCCAAGGTCGACCGAATCAAGAACCACCTTGGATTCCCCATAAACCCATAATCTAAATCTATCCTGTTTTAATGGACTTTGACATATCATGGTCTGTTCGCCCCTTACAGAAATTTTTTTTAACCGTTTATAGTTTATGGTGGCTATGACTTCGGTTCCTGAGTACCGAGGGATTTTATTCTTTTTGTATTTCGAGTATACCTTTTCTTTTCTGGTCAGGAATTTAGCACCGTCCAGGTATATGCGTAAAGTTCTACCAATGACCTTGATCCTGATTTTTTCAGGGTCGACACTCATGTCATCAATATTAACAGTTTCATGGTCTCCTTCTACAAATCTTACCTTGATGTGTGGACTGATAATCACTTTTTCGAAGGGATCTACATTTGCAGATATAGATTGCGAAACGCCTTTCCCAGAAAAAAACAAAAATGTGCTTAGTAATATACCATATCTGATGTAATCTATCATAATACAAATATTTTAAGTATCTAATACCTTGATTTACTTAATCTTTTTGGCAGGCCAAGCCCTTTCTTCAAGAACATTGAAGCTCAATACTTCATCATCTTCTATAATAAACTCTACTCCTATAATCGGGTCTTCTTCTAGATAGAATAAAGATTTAGATTCGGCGTGTATCGGTAGAGGTCCCTCTCCCTCATACTTTATGTATAATTGGTCCCGATCATATAGTATTCTCAGGGTATCTTCTTTTCGATCCTGCAAGATATACTCCCCTACATAGCTTTCATAAGTCTCTTTTTTTAACCGCAAAGGTTCGGGAACGTTTTTATCCCTGCTCTGATCTAACATCCAGGTGTACCAGGCATCATTTTTCAAAGTCTTTCCCCAAACATCGACAAGCTTATGGCCGATCCCTGGATAAATCGTAAATTCTGCGTCTGAGCCGTATACTTTTAGTTGTTTCATCGTTTCATAGTTGCATGCCTTGTCTACAACTGCATCCTTTTCGCCGTGGATTATCCATGTAGGGATGTTTCGTACCCGCCATATTCTCTTTAGATCCGATTGGTCTGCGCAGCCTGCTATTGGCGATATAGCAGCAAATTTTTCTGGGTTTTGAAATACCCATTCCCAGGTACCATAGCCTCCCATACTATATCCGGTAAGATATATCCTGTCCTCATCCACAGCATATTCCTTTACAATATCGTCAAGCAAATTATTCAATATCTCCACATTCCATCTTCCTTTATTGCACATGGGATTTACTATCAACATTGGAAAATCTTTGCCTGAAGAGATTAGATGTGGTAGAAATGCATATGGCAGGGTTTCTATGGTAACATTACGGTCGGTACCATGCAAGTTGATCATCAATGGCCATTTTTTCTCTGATTCCTCATCATATCCGGGAGGAGTATAAATCAAATAGTCTGTTTTTATGACCAACTGTTTGGCTACCTGTTGGGAATTTACGTAGTTCATTGTCAGCAGGATACATAATGCCAAGAATCCAAGATTGTGTTTTGTCATTTTGAAAGCTTTAGTTTTTTTGGTTGAACCCTTTATAAGATACAACATGGTTTTTTGAAAAGTGTTACAGAAATTTGAATGTTATTTACACTGAACAAATGGAGTCTTTTAAATTGGCCATTTTAAAAGACACTTTTGCTATTGGCAGGAACCTTTGATTATGAAGTCCCATTTCTGGTCTTTTGTAGTATTCTCGTTAATACACCTTTTATGAGACAGTTGGATACCCATATTCAGTTTCTTATAGCATTTTGATTTCAATTAATACTAAACAGATTTATATTTTATTTCTAATAATCTGATTTTCTTTAGATTTTATGAATCAGTGAAATTTGGAGTGTTTTGCCTAAATATGATTGAGACGAAAGGCACTTAGTGTTTACATTTTTTGTCCTGCCAGCAGGACGAGGAATGATTTCCATGTTAAAACCAAGGAAAAAATAAAAAATGTCAACTAATAGTTTTTACATAAGGTTTTTGTCTTTTGACCACGGCACAGATTCGATGAACGAGTTTGTTCCTGACGTTGTTGACGATGAGCATTTTGTTTTTCCCTTCTTCGACTTTTCGCAAAAAGTAGGTTCTGATGTCAGGGTCATGATTAATCGCAGCCAGGGCGGACATATGCAGGTGTTTTTTAAGCGTCCTGTTTGCCATAGGATGGACTCTGGACTTCCGGTGTATAGATTCTCCAGAGGTATATTCAAAAGGCACTACACCGCTATAACAGGCAAGTTGTTTAGGATTGTCATATCGGGTAAAGAAGTTGGTAAATATGGTAAAGTGAAGTGCAGTGATTTGTCCGATTCCAGTAACGGAAGTCACCAATCCAACGGTCTTATTGAGCTTATCATCAGAAAGCACCAGTTTTTTAATTTCAGCTTCAATACGGTTAATTTCGTCATTAAGGTTTTTGTTAATTTTTTTAAGGTTGCGTTTGGCAAGCTTTCCAAGCTCAGGAGAGAACAGTTCCAGTTCATTGGGGTACTTGTTCACGTCCGCTCTGGTATTGACGAGCTTTCTTCTGATCTTGAGCAATATCTTCACCTTTTCGAGTATTTCCGGCATTGGCCTGTAAAGCTCAAGCTCTTTATGGTTTTTAGAGGCGTATATGGCGATACGTTTGGCATCTACCCTATCGCTCTTACCTCTGACAACACCTATGCTCTTGGTAATCTGTATGGGCATTTCCACACAAAAGCTGGCTTGTTTTTCGACAAGTTTGGTAATAAGGATTTTTCCATAGACACCCGTATGTTCCATGCATATAAGCGTGTTGGACAGAGGAATCTTTTGGTTTTTAAGAAGTCTGATAAAGGCATTGGCACCTTTTCTGGTGTTTTCGAATACATACGAGGTAGTCCTGTCATTATCAATGATGGCCACGTCGAAGAACCTTTTCGACAGGTCGATACCGATAAAGAATTTAAAGTCTTGTTTGTTCATAATGAATAAGTTTTAAGATAGCATGGCCAGTACCCAGATACTCATCGAACCCCTGATAATAGGCCTATAAGCCTGAATTTCCATCTGATGCCTGTCCGGAGTAAACCAATAAGGGCTTTTATCAAATAAAGTATAAGTCTTGAAACTTTGAAAAGCGTATAATTCGCCCTAATCAGTTTGGCCACAGCCAATAATTATTGAGAGTTTTCCCCCGATAGAAAGTTACTTATTACAAGAACCAACTATCATAAAAAAATCTCTATATCAGCGTGATTGTAAAACTAAGGGGGGGTAAAGCAAGAGGGTAACACGCTAACGCGATGTTACGTTTCTTAGTTAGTTGATTTTCAGTAAATTATGCGGGATTTAGTTTGGGCCAAAAAAAGTTTTTGCTGTAAAAACCTTGGTAGGCTCAGTAAACATTGGAATTTTTTACAGTA is a genomic window of Flagellimonas sp. CMM7 containing:
- a CDS encoding IS110 family transposase produces the protein MNKQDFKFFIGIDLSKRFFDVAIIDNDRTTSYVFENTRKGANAFIRLLKNQKIPLSNTLICMEHTGVYGKILITKLVEKQASFCVEMPIQITKSIGVVRGKSDRVDAKRIAIYASKNHKELELYRPMPEILEKVKILLKIRRKLVNTRADVNKYPNELELFSPELGKLAKRNLKKINKNLNDEINRIEAEIKKLVLSDDKLNKTVGLVTSVTGIGQITALHFTIFTNFFTRYDNPKQLACYSGVVPFEYTSGESIHRKSRVHPMANRTLKKHLHMSALAAINHDPDIRTYFLRKVEEGKNKMLIVNNVRNKLVHRICAVVKRQKPYVKTIS